The Williamsia sp. DF01-3 genome has a window encoding:
- a CDS encoding nitrile hydratase accessory protein produces the protein MNDVPANAPDADRRAVDDLVRNLPGGRPGEMSFDHPWEIRAFALAVAAHTAGEFDWQLFQGALIDAIKDWESTRSVTSDESWSYYEHWVSALEAVMATGGAIDRAALTNRTAEVLAAPPNRNHHKAILEPVAIDAAISAATS, from the coding sequence ATGAACGACGTGCCCGCCAACGCACCAGATGCGGACCGCCGAGCGGTGGATGATCTGGTCCGCAACCTACCCGGCGGGCGTCCCGGAGAAATGTCATTCGATCACCCCTGGGAGATCAGAGCTTTCGCGCTGGCAGTGGCGGCGCACACCGCAGGCGAGTTCGATTGGCAACTGTTCCAGGGCGCGCTCATCGACGCCATCAAGGACTGGGAGTCAACCCGCTCCGTCACCTCCGACGAGTCGTGGTCCTACTACGAACACTGGGTCAGCGCACTGGAGGCAGTCATGGCCACTGGTGGAGCCATCGACCGTGCCGCTCTGACGAATCGAACGGCCGAGGTGTTAGCCGCACCGCCGAACCGCAACCACCACAAAGCCATACTCGAACCAGTGGCGATTGACGCTGCGATCAGTGCAGCGACAAGCTGA
- the nthA gene encoding nitrile hydratase subunit alpha, giving the protein MSEGASNHEETAARVKALESMLIEKGVVTSSMVDRIVDIYENQVGPQLGAKVVAKAWVDNDFRQRLLDNAAEACRELGIGGLQGEDMVVLEDTEEVHHAIVCTLCSCYPWPVLGLPPNWYKDPQYRARIVREPRKVLADDFGFAIADSVEIRIWDSSSEMRYWVLPQRPTGTDGWSEEQLAALVTRDSMIGVGPVKAAS; this is encoded by the coding sequence ATGAGTGAAGGGGCCTCAAATCATGAAGAAACGGCCGCCCGCGTCAAGGCGCTGGAGTCGATGCTCATCGAAAAGGGGGTGGTGACGAGCTCGATGGTCGACCGCATCGTCGACATCTATGAGAATCAGGTCGGACCGCAGCTGGGAGCGAAAGTGGTCGCGAAGGCATGGGTTGACAACGACTTTCGGCAGCGTCTCCTCGACAACGCCGCCGAAGCCTGCCGAGAACTGGGCATCGGTGGCCTGCAGGGCGAAGACATGGTGGTCCTCGAGGACACCGAAGAGGTGCACCACGCCATCGTGTGCACATTGTGCTCGTGCTACCCGTGGCCCGTTCTCGGGTTGCCTCCCAATTGGTACAAAGACCCGCAGTATCGGGCCCGAATCGTGCGTGAGCCGCGCAAGGTCCTGGCCGACGACTTCGGATTCGCCATCGCCGACTCCGTCGAGATCCGGATCTGGGACTCGAGTTCGGAGATGCGTTATTGGGTGCTGCCGCAGCGACCCACCGGTACCGACGGCTGGAGTGAAGAACAACTCGCTGCACTGGTCACACGGGATTCGATGATCGGCGTCGGCCCGGTCAAGGCCGCATCATGA
- the nthB gene encoding nitrile hydratase subunit beta codes for MNGVFDLGGTDGLGPVDPPDSEPVFRAEWEKAVFAMYPACVGAGYFGIDQFRHGVERMDPATYLSSPYYQHWLHSIEAHVIAAGAVEADELARRTRHYLDNPEAPLPSHSQRQELLDFVDVAVSAGASAARRTSKQPRFTVGDKVRTAHVSQFGHTRLARYIRGKQAVVVAHRGSFIYPDSAGNGLGDAPEHVYTIKFTSEEL; via the coding sequence GTGAACGGCGTATTCGATCTCGGAGGGACCGATGGTCTCGGTCCGGTCGATCCTCCGGACAGTGAACCGGTCTTCAGGGCCGAGTGGGAGAAGGCCGTGTTCGCCATGTACCCGGCCTGCGTTGGCGCCGGGTACTTCGGTATCGACCAGTTCCGGCACGGCGTCGAGAGGATGGACCCGGCGACTTACCTCAGCTCGCCTTATTACCAGCACTGGCTCCACTCCATCGAGGCCCACGTCATCGCGGCGGGCGCTGTCGAGGCGGATGAACTCGCCCGCCGCACCCGCCACTATCTCGACAACCCCGAGGCCCCACTCCCTTCACACAGCCAACGCCAAGAGCTGCTCGACTTCGTTGATGTCGCGGTATCGGCGGGCGCTTCGGCTGCTCGAAGAACCAGCAAGCAGCCGCGGTTCACTGTCGGCGACAAGGTCCGCACGGCGCACGTCAGCCAGTTCGGACACACCCGGTTGGCCCGGTACATCCGAGGCAAACAGGCTGTAGTTGTCGCTCACCGCGGGTCGTTCATCTACCCCGATTCCGCAGGGAACGGGCTCGGCGACGCACCGGAGCACGTCTACACCATCAAGTTCACCAGCGAAGAGTTGTGA
- a CDS encoding TetR family transcriptional regulator, which produces MADGEVRAAVTDTVDRGGRPAATSAHELAAAAQKLFIEHGFEQTSVEDIAKAVGVSRRTFFRYFATKADVLWVESDTEFARLTAFLAADDGTAAPRDVIEAAIVSALAFRPEDEEWARHRAQLVLTVPAVQSYASVLYRQWREAVADFIRRRGLWRSDELFAIAFAHSTTAAIMTGHEYWVSHPETTLPQCLRSSIQLLVPSGPPAPENVARGDTAAVLPVGVG; this is translated from the coding sequence ATGGCAGACGGGGAGGTCCGCGCCGCGGTGACCGACACAGTTGATCGAGGCGGCCGTCCTGCCGCGACCAGCGCGCACGAGCTGGCAGCTGCGGCCCAGAAGTTGTTCATAGAGCACGGCTTCGAGCAGACCAGCGTCGAGGACATCGCGAAGGCGGTCGGGGTCAGTCGCCGCACGTTCTTTCGCTACTTTGCGACGAAGGCCGACGTGCTGTGGGTCGAGTCTGACACCGAGTTCGCCCGCCTCACGGCGTTTCTGGCCGCCGATGACGGTACCGCCGCTCCGCGCGACGTCATCGAGGCCGCGATAGTCTCTGCCCTCGCCTTTCGCCCGGAGGACGAGGAATGGGCACGTCACCGTGCCCAGTTGGTCCTGACCGTGCCCGCAGTGCAGTCCTACGCATCGGTGCTGTACCGGCAGTGGCGCGAAGCAGTCGCTGATTTCATCCGCCGTCGCGGTCTCTGGCGCAGCGACGAATTGTTCGCAATCGCCTTCGCCCATTCCACCACGGCCGCCATCATGACCGGCCATGAATACTGGGTGTCGCATCCGGAAACGACGCTGCCGCAATGTCTTCGATCGTCCATTCAGCTTCTCGTTCCCAGCGGGCCGCCGGCTCCTGAGAATGTTGCGCGCGGCGACACTGCGGCGGTACTGCCGGTGGGCGTCGGTTGA
- a CDS encoding mycofactocin-coupled SDR family oxidoreductase has translation MGKLEGKVAFITGAARGQGRSHAIRLAQEGADIIAVDTAKQVATVPYDTATAADLEQTVKDVEALDRRIVASEVDVRDLAALKKAADDGVAALGRLDIVIANAGINSMAPALEMDEEMWQTMIDINLTGVWKTIRAAGPHIVAGGRGGSIVITSSLASISVNENIAHYSAAKSGLVGLMSVLAKELGPQSIRVNSIHPTTVATPMILNEPTYKLFRPDLEKPTRADFDEAAAQMNRLPVTMVEPVDISEAVLYLVSDSGRYVTGTTHVVDAGGRL, from the coding sequence ATGGGCAAACTCGAAGGCAAGGTCGCCTTCATCACCGGCGCCGCACGAGGTCAAGGGCGCAGCCACGCAATCCGCCTTGCGCAAGAGGGCGCGGACATCATCGCGGTGGACACCGCCAAACAAGTCGCCACTGTCCCCTACGACACCGCCACCGCGGCGGATCTGGAACAGACTGTCAAGGACGTCGAGGCGCTCGATCGCAGGATCGTCGCGTCGGAGGTCGATGTCCGCGACCTCGCGGCCCTGAAGAAGGCCGCCGACGACGGGGTGGCAGCCCTTGGTCGCCTCGACATCGTGATCGCGAACGCGGGGATCAACAGTATGGCGCCCGCGCTCGAGATGGATGAAGAGATGTGGCAGACCATGATCGACATCAACCTCACCGGCGTGTGGAAGACGATCCGTGCGGCAGGCCCACACATCGTTGCCGGCGGCCGTGGTGGTTCCATCGTCATCACCAGTTCCCTGGCGTCTATCAGCGTCAACGAGAACATTGCCCACTACTCGGCGGCCAAGTCTGGACTGGTCGGTCTCATGAGCGTGCTGGCGAAAGAACTGGGACCGCAGAGCATTCGAGTCAACAGCATTCATCCGACAACGGTCGCGACACCGATGATTCTCAACGAGCCGACCTACAAGCTGTTCCGGCCTGACCTGGAGAAGCCGACCCGGGCCGACTTCGATGAAGCCGCTGCCCAGATGAACCGGCTTCCCGTGACGATGGTGGAACCCGTGGACATCTCTGAAGCGGTCCTCTATCTGGTGTCTGATTCCGGTCGATACGTAACCGGGACCACCCATGTTGTCGACGCCGGTGGAAGACTCTAG